The Nitratidesulfovibrio sp. SRB-5 genomic sequence ATGTCGCAGAAAATATCCATCGTGCTTGCCCGCCGCGAGTCGTCCGGCGCCGCGCGTTCCCTTGTCACAGCGTTGGTCGTGTTGCTGCTGGCCGCGCTGGTCCTGTCCGGCTGCGCCGGGCGCGGACCGCGCGAGACCGTGCCGCCGCGTTTCACCGAACTGGAGCGCCATCCGCAGGATCTTTCCGTGTACGCCGCCCGTGCGGGCGGCGACGCCCCGCTGCTGGACGCCGCCACCCAGGTCGCCCAGGACCAGCGCTGGAACACCCGCTTCTTTGCCCCGTGGGGGCAGACCCGCACCGGGGTCACCATTGCCGAGGTGGCCCGCACCGCCCCCTACCTGACCAAGGAAGGACGCACGCGCGGCCACGCCGAAAACCTGCTGCCGTGGGATGCCAGCCGCTTTGCTGCGCTGGTGGCCAACTGCGATGCCCCTTCCTTCCCGGCCATGGCCGAGCGCGGCATCATCGTGCGCAATACCGCCCTGCGCGAACTGCCCACCCTGCGCCCCTCGTTCGCCAACCCCGACAAGGCCGGGCAGGGCTATCCCTTTGACGACCTTCAGCGGTCCGCCGTGTGGACCGGCACTCCGGTGTTCGTCTCGCACGTGTCGCTGGACCGGGCCTGGCTGTACTGCGAAACCGGCTTCGCCTCCGGCTGGGTGCCCGCAGAGCACGTGGCCCTTGCCGACGCCACTTTCCGCGCCCTGTACCAGAATGGCCGCTACGCCGCCGTGCTGCGCGACGACGTGGCCCTGACCAGCCCGAACCAGGCGTTCATCGCCACGGCGCACATCGGCGCGGTGTTCCCCGTGGCCGTGGAATCTCCGGGCGGGCTCACCGTGCTGGCGCCCCTGCGCGATGCCGACGGGCGCGCCGTGCTGGGGCAGTCCACCCTGCCCGCCGGGTACGCCGCCATGAAGCCGCTGGCCATCTCCGCCGCGCGCATGGCCGAAATCGGCAACCGCATGATGGGCCAGCCCTACGGCTGGGGCGGCATGTACGAGGACCGCGACTGCTCGGCCACCCTGCGCGACCTGTTCGCCCCCTTCGGCATCTGGCTGCCGCGCAACTCCGCGTCGCAGGCCAAGGCCGGGCGGTTTGTGGATTTCGGCAAGGCCTCGCCCGACGGCAAGGAAGCCATCATCCGCGCGCAGGGCGTGCCCTTCCTGACCCTGCTGTGGCTCAAGGGACACATTACCCTGTACCTTGGCGAATACGACGGCCACCCGGTGATGTTCCACAACATCTGGGGCTTGCGCGTGTTCAACAACAGCGGAGAGGACGGCGAACGCGGGCAGGAGGGCCGGTTCATCCTGGGCCGCGCCGTGGTCACCTCGCTGCGGCCCGGCACCGAACTGCCCAACCTGACCACTCCGGACGGGCTGGTGGCCCGCATGCTGGGCATGTCCATCCTTCCCGGCGGGGCTGGCCTTCCCGGCGGGGCTGGCCTTCCCGGCGGCGCGGCGGTGGGGCAGTAGCGTGCCGATGGGGGAAATGAGGA encodes the following:
- a CDS encoding NlpC/P60 family N-terminal domain-containing protein, with the protein product MSQKISIVLARRESSGAARSLVTALVVLLLAALVLSGCAGRGPRETVPPRFTELERHPQDLSVYAARAGGDAPLLDAATQVAQDQRWNTRFFAPWGQTRTGVTIAEVARTAPYLTKEGRTRGHAENLLPWDASRFAALVANCDAPSFPAMAERGIIVRNTALRELPTLRPSFANPDKAGQGYPFDDLQRSAVWTGTPVFVSHVSLDRAWLYCETGFASGWVPAEHVALADATFRALYQNGRYAAVLRDDVALTSPNQAFIATAHIGAVFPVAVESPGGLTVLAPLRDADGRAVLGQSTLPAGYAAMKPLAISAARMAEIGNRMMGQPYGWGGMYEDRDCSATLRDLFAPFGIWLPRNSASQAKAGRFVDFGKASPDGKEAIIRAQGVPFLTLLWLKGHITLYLGEYDGHPVMFHNIWGLRVFNNSGEDGERGQEGRFILGRAVVTSLRPGTELPNLTTPDGLVARMLGMSILPGGAGLPGGAGLPGGAAVGQ